From a region of the Tenggerimyces flavus genome:
- a CDS encoding phosphotransferase family protein, whose protein sequence is MTEADARAIPYGATALRPHWPDLPEPIRARIEERLGDVVVAVASQGSGFTHGFASRLVYGRGRRAFVKAASDATGPVIADCYRAEARVVPTLPAGVPAPALRWTIEESGWVVLCFEDVPGRPPRRPWEPSELTAVLTALTPMSEALTPGPPALVVPDARDWLAADFGYWRDLADSAEPGDSERIADLAVLEAAALDAIAGTSVIHCDLRDDNVIVGDDGKVWVCDWNWPSRGAPWVDLLTLLLSAAGDGYDADALFAAHPLGADVDPDAVDAVLAALCGYFVRSARSGPDAASPHLRNHQSWYAEATMSWLARRQGWHG, encoded by the coding sequence GTGACCGAAGCCGACGCACGGGCGATCCCGTACGGCGCGACCGCACTTCGTCCGCACTGGCCCGACCTGCCCGAGCCGATCCGCGCCCGGATCGAGGAACGACTCGGCGACGTCGTCGTGGCTGTCGCGAGCCAGGGGTCGGGGTTCACGCACGGGTTCGCGTCGCGCCTCGTCTACGGCCGGGGGCGGAGGGCGTTCGTCAAGGCGGCCTCGGACGCGACTGGCCCGGTGATCGCGGACTGCTACCGCGCCGAGGCCCGCGTCGTACCCACCCTGCCGGCCGGAGTGCCAGCACCCGCACTGCGCTGGACGATCGAGGAATCCGGCTGGGTCGTGCTGTGCTTCGAGGACGTACCCGGCCGCCCGCCCCGGCGTCCCTGGGAGCCGAGCGAGCTCACCGCCGTCCTCACTGCTCTGACGCCGATGTCCGAGGCGCTCACGCCGGGACCGCCGGCGCTCGTCGTTCCGGACGCGCGGGACTGGCTGGCCGCCGACTTCGGCTACTGGCGCGACCTCGCCGACAGCGCCGAGCCGGGCGACAGCGAACGGATCGCCGACCTCGCCGTGCTCGAGGCCGCCGCCCTCGACGCGATCGCCGGTACGTCGGTGATCCACTGCGATCTGCGCGACGACAACGTGATCGTCGGCGACGACGGCAAGGTGTGGGTCTGCGACTGGAACTGGCCCAGCCGGGGCGCGCCCTGGGTCGACCTGTTGACGCTGCTGTTGTCGGCGGCGGGCGACGGGTACGACGCGGACGCGCTGTTCGCCGCGCACCCGTTGGGTGCCGATGTCGACCCGGACGCGGTCGACGCCGTGCTCGCCGCGTTGTGCGGCTACTTCGTTCGCTCGGCTCGCTCCGGGCCCGATGCCGCCTCGCCGCACCTGCGCAACCACCAGAGCTGGTACGCCGAAGCCACGATGAGCTGGCTCGCCCGGCGCCAAGGCTGGCATGGGTAA
- a CDS encoding ABC transporter ATP-binding protein — MTVITIERLTKRFPTVTALDQLTVTIGAGVTGLVGANGAGKSTLIKILLGLLPATEGSASVLGLDVVEEAWQIRGRVGYMPEHDCLPPDVSATEFVVHMARMSGLPPDAARERTADTLRHVGLYEERYRAIGGYSTGMRQRVKLAQALVHDPQLVFLDEPTNGLDPAGRDEMLGLIRRIGAEFGISVLVTSHLLGELERIADQVVIIDAGRLLRASTTADFTRTTQVMSVEVTDLPDANGRDRLGAALTSAGLTVWPEGQLLQVNIVDEGTFDVVRDTTADLGLGLVRMQQGRHRMDEVFRDEEEGVTRVG; from the coding sequence GTGACTGTGATCACCATCGAACGCCTCACCAAACGCTTCCCGACCGTGACGGCTCTGGACCAGCTGACCGTGACGATCGGCGCCGGCGTCACCGGCCTGGTCGGCGCGAACGGCGCGGGCAAGTCGACGCTGATCAAGATCCTGCTCGGGCTGCTCCCCGCGACCGAGGGCTCGGCGAGTGTGCTCGGGCTCGACGTCGTCGAGGAGGCCTGGCAGATCCGCGGCCGCGTCGGCTACATGCCCGAGCACGACTGCCTGCCGCCGGACGTCTCCGCGACCGAGTTCGTCGTGCACATGGCGCGGATGTCCGGGTTACCGCCGGACGCGGCGCGCGAACGTACGGCCGACACGTTGCGACACGTAGGGCTGTACGAGGAGCGCTACCGCGCGATCGGCGGCTACTCGACCGGCATGCGGCAGCGGGTGAAGCTCGCACAGGCGTTGGTGCACGACCCGCAGCTCGTCTTCCTGGACGAGCCGACGAACGGCCTCGACCCGGCCGGCCGCGACGAGATGTTGGGCTTGATTCGCCGGATCGGCGCGGAGTTTGGCATCTCGGTGCTGGTGACGTCGCACCTGCTGGGCGAGCTGGAACGGATCGCCGACCAGGTCGTGATCATCGACGCGGGCCGGTTGCTGCGCGCGTCGACGACAGCGGACTTCACCCGCACCACGCAGGTCATGTCGGTCGAGGTCACCGATCTGCCGGACGCGAACGGACGCGACCGCCTGGGTGCCGCGCTGACGTCCGCGGGGCTCACGGTGTGGCCGGAAGGTCAACTGCTGCAGGTGAACATCGTCGACGAGGGCACGTTCGACGTCGTACGCGACACGACCGCGGACCTCGGTCTCGGGCTAGTGCGGATGCAACAGGGCCGGCACCGGATGGACGAGGTGTTCCGCGACGAGGAGGAAGGGGTGACCCGTGTCGGTTGA
- a CDS encoding ABC transporter permease, whose protein sequence is MSVEQSLPRQPSGVIHDIGYRRYEGQRLGRGYAVRSLFVQSLRNAFGLGRTAKSKVLPIALLGVILLPAVVIDAVTILQGTGEQLIPYTRYIIFTQVIIAIFVAAQAPALFSRDLRFRTVSLYFSRPLTRLDYVVAKFGALTTALLILMTLPLLVLYGGGLLAKLPFGTQTKNFLLAFAGALIFSLILAGVGSVLASLTKRRGFGVAAIIAALTVPYAAVTAIQGIAQELSDTPGLASWAGLFSPTTLLDGVQVALLGADSSSPIPPPAGFAGGAVFVLVALVVIAGSFGLLLVRYRKVAAE, encoded by the coding sequence GTGTCGGTTGAGCAATCGCTGCCGCGGCAGCCGTCCGGGGTCATCCACGACATCGGCTATCGGCGGTACGAGGGACAGCGGCTCGGGCGTGGGTACGCCGTTCGGTCGTTGTTCGTGCAGAGCTTGCGGAACGCGTTCGGGCTCGGGCGAACGGCGAAGTCGAAGGTGCTGCCGATCGCGCTGCTGGGGGTGATTCTCCTTCCTGCTGTGGTGATCGACGCGGTGACGATCCTGCAGGGCACCGGCGAGCAGCTGATCCCGTACACGCGGTACATCATCTTCACCCAGGTGATCATCGCGATCTTCGTCGCTGCGCAGGCTCCGGCTCTCTTCTCGCGGGATCTGCGTTTTCGTACGGTGTCGTTGTACTTCTCGCGTCCGCTGACTCGACTCGACTATGTGGTGGCGAAGTTCGGGGCGCTGACGACCGCGTTGCTGATCTTGATGACGCTGCCGCTGCTGGTGTTGTACGGCGGCGGGTTGCTGGCGAAGCTGCCGTTCGGCACGCAGACGAAGAACTTCCTGCTCGCGTTCGCGGGCGCCCTGATCTTCTCGTTGATTCTCGCAGGTGTCGGAAGTGTCCTTGCCTCGTTGACGAAACGTCGCGGCTTCGGCGTGGCGGCGATCATCGCTGCCTTGACGGTGCCGTACGCCGCGGTGACCGCGATCCAGGGCATCGCCCAGGAGCTCAGCGACACGCCTGGGCTGGCGAGTTGGGCCGGACTGTTCTCCCCGACCACGTTGCTGGACGGCGTTCAGGTTGCGTTGCTGGGCGCGGACTCGTCCAGCCCGATACCGCCGCCTGCCGGGTTCGCGGGTGGCGCGGTGTTCGTCCTCGTCGCTCTCGTGGTGATCGCGGGCTCGTTCGGTCTGTTGTTGGTCCGGTACCGGAAGGTGGCCGCGGAATGA
- a CDS encoding ABC transporter ATP-binding protein, producing the protein MSVLTIDRVSRWYGNVVAVNDISMTIGPGVTGLLGPNGAGKSTLIHMMGGFLAPSAGTVTLDGVTVWRNHAIYRQIGLVPEREALYDNLTGWKFVLANAKLHGLSSPEDATRKAIALVEMEYAQDREVGQYSKGMKQRIKMATALVHDPSVLLLDEPFNGMDPRQRLHLMDLLRQLGTQGRTVLFSSHILEEVEQVASQIEVVVAGRHAASGDFRQIRRLMTDRPHQYVIRSSDDRALASALIADGSSAAVSLSASDGGGGVLRVEAVDFARFTWLLPQVARRSGIRLYEVSPADESLESVFSYLITA; encoded by the coding sequence ATGAGCGTGCTGACGATCGACCGAGTGTCGCGCTGGTACGGCAACGTCGTGGCGGTGAACGACATCTCGATGACGATCGGCCCTGGCGTGACGGGGCTGCTGGGTCCCAACGGGGCTGGGAAGTCGACGCTGATCCACATGATGGGCGGCTTCCTCGCGCCGTCGGCCGGCACCGTGACGCTGGACGGCGTGACGGTGTGGCGGAATCACGCGATCTATCGGCAGATCGGGCTGGTGCCGGAGCGCGAGGCTCTGTACGACAACCTGACGGGCTGGAAGTTCGTTCTCGCCAACGCGAAACTGCACGGACTGTCGTCGCCTGAGGACGCGACGCGGAAGGCGATCGCGCTGGTGGAGATGGAGTACGCACAGGACCGCGAGGTCGGGCAGTACTCGAAGGGCATGAAGCAGCGCATCAAGATGGCGACGGCACTGGTGCACGATCCGTCGGTGTTGCTGCTCGACGAACCGTTCAATGGCATGGACCCGCGGCAGCGGCTGCACCTGATGGATCTGCTGCGCCAGTTGGGCACGCAGGGTCGGACGGTCCTGTTCTCCTCGCACATCCTGGAGGAGGTCGAGCAGGTCGCGTCGCAGATCGAGGTGGTCGTAGCGGGTCGGCACGCGGCGTCGGGTGACTTCCGGCAGATCCGCCGGCTGATGACGGATCGCCCACACCAGTACGTGATTCGTTCGTCCGACGACCGCGCTTTGGCGTCGGCTTTGATCGCGGACGGCTCGTCGGCGGCGGTGTCGTTGTCCGCGTCGGACGGCGGCGGCGGTGTGCTGCGGGTGGAGGCGGTCGACTTCGCGCGCTTCACCTGGCTGCTGCCGCAGGTGGCACGGCGTTCCGGCATCCGGCTCTACGAGGTCTCGCCCGCGGACGAGTCGCTCGAGAGCGTGTTCTCGTACCTCATCACGGCTTAG
- a CDS encoding ABC transporter permease subunit gives MNATIASLTASVVLGKRRALFLFILPGLLIAMAVGIRVAAGADSSIAATVLQTFAVGTVVPLLGLIAGTGVIGSEIDDGSIVYVLAKPIPRPMIVLTKLLVAVGTLVVFAAVPVLIAGVVLAGLTDGIAVAFTVGALLASIAYAALFLLLAVLTRHAVVVGLLYALIWESLVGSFVPGARTLSIQQWAMSLTDRLVSGDAGATIEATVQPLVAAILLLVVTVGATWFAGQRLRSLTLTDAE, from the coding sequence ATGAATGCCACGATCGCGTCGCTGACCGCGAGTGTCGTCCTGGGCAAGCGCCGGGCGTTGTTCTTGTTCATCCTGCCGGGGTTGCTGATCGCGATGGCGGTGGGAATCCGCGTGGCGGCAGGGGCCGACTCGTCGATCGCCGCGACGGTGTTGCAGACGTTCGCGGTAGGAACGGTGGTCCCGTTGCTGGGGCTGATCGCGGGGACGGGAGTGATCGGGTCGGAGATCGACGACGGCTCGATCGTGTACGTGCTGGCCAAGCCGATCCCGCGGCCGATGATCGTGCTGACGAAGCTGCTGGTGGCTGTGGGAACGCTGGTCGTCTTCGCCGCGGTGCCGGTGCTGATCGCCGGAGTGGTGCTGGCCGGTCTGACGGACGGCATCGCTGTGGCCTTCACCGTGGGCGCGCTACTGGCCTCGATCGCCTACGCAGCCTTGTTCTTGCTGCTGGCAGTGCTGACCCGGCACGCGGTGGTGGTGGGCCTGCTGTACGCGCTGATCTGGGAGTCGCTGGTGGGCTCCTTCGTCCCGGGCGCGCGAACCCTGTCGATCCAGCAGTGGGCCATGTCCCTGACCGACCGGCTGGTGTCGGGCGACGCTGGGGCCACGATCGAGGCAACAGTGCAACCCCTGGTCGCCGCCATCCTCCTGCTAGTGGTGACAGTCGGAGCGACCTGGTTCGCCGGCCAACGCCTCCGCTCACTGACCCTCACCGACGCCGAGTAG